One Mycolicibacterium goodii genomic region harbors:
- a CDS encoding RNA polymerase sigma factor, which produces MAATKASPATEEPVKRTATKTPAKKAPAKRAAKSTAAKAGGKAPAKKAPAKRAAKGAAAKPEDVISDDLEVTDDLEAEPGEDLDVDDTDLELDDLDSDDDAAVEEEDEDEAEAAAPAVATAKAADDDIDEPSEKDKASGDFVWDEEESEALRQARKDAELTASADSVRAYLKQIGKVALLNAEEEVELAKRIEAGLYATQKLAELAEKGEKLPVQQRRDMQWICRDGDRAKNHLLEANLRLVVSLAKRYTGRGMAFLDLIQEGNLGLIRAVEKFDYTKGYKFSTYATWWIRQAITRAMADQARTIRIPVHMVEVINKLGRIQRELLQDLGREPTPEELAKEMDITPEKVLEIQQYAREPISLDQTIGDEGDSQLGDFIEDSEAVVAVDAVSFTLLQDQLQSVLETLSEREAGVVRLRFGLTDGQPRTLDEIGQVYGVTRERIRQIESKTMSKLRHPSRSQVLRDYLD; this is translated from the coding sequence GTGGCAGCGACAAAGGCAAGCCCGGCAACCGAAGAGCCGGTGAAGCGCACCGCTACCAAGACCCCCGCCAAGAAGGCCCCAGCCAAGCGGGCAGCCAAGAGCACCGCGGCGAAAGCCGGTGGCAAGGCGCCCGCCAAGAAAGCCCCGGCCAAGCGGGCCGCCAAAGGTGCCGCTGCCAAGCCCGAGGACGTCATCTCCGACGATCTCGAGGTGACCGACGATCTCGAGGCTGAGCCCGGCGAGGATCTCGACGTCGACGACACGGATCTGGAACTCGACGATCTCGACTCTGACGACGACGCCGCCGTCGAGGAAGAAGACGAGGACGAGGCCGAGGCGGCGGCTCCCGCCGTCGCGACCGCCAAGGCCGCCGACGACGACATCGACGAGCCGTCCGAGAAGGACAAGGCCTCGGGCGACTTCGTGTGGGACGAGGAGGAGTCCGAGGCGCTCCGGCAGGCACGCAAGGACGCCGAGCTCACCGCATCGGCCGACTCGGTCCGCGCCTACCTGAAGCAGATCGGCAAGGTGGCCCTGCTCAACGCCGAAGAAGAGGTGGAGCTGGCCAAGCGCATCGAGGCCGGGCTGTACGCCACGCAGAAGCTGGCCGAACTCGCCGAGAAGGGCGAGAAGCTGCCAGTGCAGCAGCGGCGCGACATGCAGTGGATCTGCCGCGACGGCGACCGGGCCAAAAACCATCTGCTGGAGGCGAACCTGCGCCTCGTGGTGTCGCTGGCCAAGCGCTACACGGGCCGCGGCATGGCGTTCCTGGACCTCATCCAGGAGGGCAACCTCGGTCTGATCCGTGCCGTCGAGAAGTTCGACTACACCAAGGGCTACAAGTTCTCGACCTACGCGACGTGGTGGATCCGGCAGGCCATCACCCGCGCCATGGCCGACCAGGCCCGCACCATCCGCATTCCGGTGCACATGGTCGAGGTGATCAACAAGCTCGGCCGGATCCAGCGTGAGCTGCTGCAGGACCTGGGCCGCGAGCCCACGCCCGAGGAGCTCGCCAAGGAAATGGACATCACGCCCGAGAAGGTGCTGGAGATCCAGCAGTACGCGCGTGAGCCCATCTCGCTGGACCAGACCATCGGCGACGAGGGTGACAGCCAGCTCGGTGACTTCATCGAGGATTCCGAGGCCGTGGTGGCCGTGGACGCGGTGTCCTTCACGCTGCTGCAGGATCAGCTGCAGTCGGTGCTGGAGACGCTGTCCGAGCGTGAAGCCGGCGTGGTCCGCCTGCGGTTCGGCCTGACCGACGGTCAGCCCCGCACGCTCGACGAGATCGGTCAGGTCTACGGCGTCACGCGCGAGCGCATCCGCCAGATCGAGTCCAAGACCATGTCGAAGCTGCGCCACCCGAGCCGTTCGCAGGTGCTGCGCGACTACCTGGACTAG
- a CDS encoding DUF952 domain-containing protein, with amino-acid sequence MNPPSAEPAVLVHLCSAEDWQRARESGEHRPESLVAQGFVHLSAPEQVHLPANRLYAGRTDLVLLRIDPAKLSAPVRWEPGVPTDPEAMLFPHLYGPLPADAVMTVTAYLPGPDGRFPPLSGQS; translated from the coding sequence ATGAATCCGCCCTCAGCTGAGCCGGCCGTTCTCGTCCACCTGTGCAGTGCCGAGGACTGGCAACGTGCCAGGGAGTCCGGCGAACATCGGCCCGAATCGCTCGTGGCGCAGGGCTTCGTCCACCTTTCCGCCCCGGAACAGGTTCATCTGCCCGCGAATCGTCTGTATGCGGGCCGAACGGACCTGGTGTTACTCCGCATCGACCCCGCGAAACTCTCGGCGCCGGTTCGATGGGAACCCGGTGTACCAACGGATCCGGAGGCGATGCTGTTCCCGCATCTGTACGGTCCGCTGCCGGCCGACGCTGTGATGACTGTTACGGCCTATCTGCCGGGCCCCGACGGTCGTTTCCCGCCGCTGTCAGGCCAGTCGTAG
- a CDS encoding DUF7455 domain-containing protein, with protein MNATLTSPELTRADRCDRCGAAARVRAKLPSGAELLFCQHHANEHEAKLIELSAVLEVSPVDA; from the coding sequence ATGAACGCAACTCTGACAAGCCCCGAGCTGACCAGAGCCGACCGCTGCGATCGTTGCGGTGCGGCCGCGCGCGTACGGGCGAAGTTGCCCTCGGGAGCCGAGCTGCTCTTCTGCCAGCACCACGCGAACGAGCACGAGGCCAAGCTGATCGAGTTGTCGGCCGTGCTCGAGGTGAGCCCGGTCGACGCCTGA
- a CDS encoding YihY/virulence factor BrkB family protein — protein sequence MTGQPLPVPPSRHHLRHIAKRTLSKSWDDSIFSESAQAAFWCALSLPPLLLGMLGSLAYIAPLFGPDTLPAIQNQLINAANSFFSPNVVNEIIEPTIRDIVKGARGEVVSIGFVISLWAGSSAVSAFVDSIVEAHDQTPLRHPVRQRFYALGLYVVMLVVAIAAAPFVALGPRKIAELLPDNWDNILHYGYYPALFLAVALGVTVLYRVSLPEPLPTHRLLLGTVLATVVFLVTTVGLRVYLTWITATGYTYGALATPIAFLLFAFFLGFAIMIGAELNAAIQEEWPAADTHAKRLRKWIEARTMNGGSRAPGRDEPDPVPGAAEEPSTS from the coding sequence ATGACTGGCCAACCGCTTCCGGTACCACCATCGCGCCACCATCTTCGGCATATCGCGAAACGCACGTTGTCGAAGAGCTGGGACGACTCGATTTTCTCCGAGTCGGCCCAGGCGGCGTTCTGGTGCGCACTGTCGCTGCCCCCGCTGTTGTTGGGGATGCTCGGAAGCCTGGCCTACATCGCCCCGCTGTTCGGACCCGATACGCTGCCGGCGATCCAGAACCAGTTGATCAACGCCGCGAACAGTTTCTTCTCCCCCAACGTCGTCAACGAGATCATCGAGCCGACGATCCGCGACATCGTCAAGGGCGCTCGCGGCGAGGTCGTCTCGATCGGTTTCGTGATCTCGCTGTGGGCGGGATCGTCGGCGGTGTCGGCGTTCGTGGATTCGATCGTCGAGGCCCATGACCAGACGCCGCTACGGCATCCCGTGCGTCAGCGGTTCTATGCACTGGGTCTGTATGTGGTGATGCTCGTGGTCGCGATCGCCGCCGCGCCGTTCGTGGCGCTGGGGCCCCGCAAGATAGCCGAGCTTCTGCCCGACAACTGGGACAACATCCTGCACTACGGCTACTACCCGGCGTTGTTCCTGGCGGTGGCGCTGGGTGTGACGGTGTTGTACCGGGTTTCGCTTCCCGAGCCGTTGCCGACGCATCGGCTACTGCTCGGAACCGTGCTGGCGACGGTGGTGTTCCTGGTGACGACGGTCGGGCTGCGGGTGTACCTGACGTGGATCACCGCAACGGGATACACCTACGGCGCACTGGCGACGCCCATCGCGTTCCTGTTGTTCGCGTTCTTCCTGGGCTTCGCCATCATGATCGGCGCCGAGTTGAACGCCGCGATCCAGGAGGAGTGGCCGGCGGCGGACACGCATGCCAAGCGGCTCCGCAAGTGGATCGAGGCCAGAACGATGAACGGCGGCTCGCGGGCACCGGGGCGGGACGAGCCCGATCCGGTGCCCGGCGCCGCCGAGGAACCGTCTACTTCTTGA
- a CDS encoding DUF3039 domain-containing protein, which yields MQTQTIERTDTDERVDDGTDSDSPKFFHYVKKDKIAESAVMGTHVVALCGEVFPVTKSPKPGSPVCPDCKRIYESLKK from the coding sequence ATGCAGACCCAGACGATTGAGCGCACCGACACCGACGAACGCGTCGACGACGGGACCGACAGCGACTCTCCCAAGTTCTTCCACTACGTGAAGAAGGACAAGATCGCCGAAAGTGCGGTCATGGGTACGCATGTGGTCGCGCTGTGCGGCGAGGTGTTCCCCGTCACCAAGTCGCCCAAGCCGGGCTCCCCGGTGTGCCCGGACTGCAAGCGCATCTACGAGTCCCTCAAGAAGTAG
- a CDS encoding DUF3099 domain-containing protein: MKQSHELSFDDDFDAEARPVLITRAAPAYEEQHRQRVRKYLTLMAFRIPALVLAAVAYNIWENGLISLAIIAVSIPLPWMAVLIANDRPPRKREEPRRYAGRGERVPLFPTAERPALMPDLHRESATPPQPGQEDFRGHPSS; the protein is encoded by the coding sequence ATGAAACAAAGCCACGAGCTGAGTTTCGACGACGATTTCGATGCCGAAGCCCGCCCGGTCCTCATCACCCGCGCCGCCCCCGCTTACGAGGAGCAGCACCGCCAACGCGTCCGCAAGTACCTGACGTTGATGGCCTTTCGCATCCCGGCTCTGGTCCTGGCTGCGGTGGCCTACAACATCTGGGAGAACGGGCTCATCTCTCTTGCGATCATCGCGGTCTCGATCCCGCTGCCGTGGATGGCCGTGCTGATCGCCAACGACCGTCCGCCGCGCAAACGCGAGGAGCCGCGCCGGTATGCCGGCCGCGGCGAGCGGGTCCCGCTGTTCCCGACGGCGGAGCGGCCCGCGCTGATGCCCGACCTCCACCGCGAATCCGCTACGCCACCGCAACCGGGGCAGGAGGATTTTCGGGGCCATCCGAGCAGCTGA
- a CDS encoding sigma-70 family RNA polymerase sigma factor, whose amino-acid sequence MANATTSRVDTDLDAQSPAADLVRVYLNGIGKTALLNAADEVELAKRIEAGLYAQHLLDTKKRLGEARKRDLAMVVRDGEAARRHLLEANLRLVVSLAKRYTGRGMPLLDLIQEGNLGLIRAMEKFDYTKGFKFSTYATWWIRQAITRGMADQSRTIRLPVHLVEQVNKLARIKREMHQNLGREATDEELAEESGIPVEKINDLLEHSRDPVSLDMPVGTDEEAPLGDFIEDSEAMSAENAVISELLHTDIRYVLATLDEREQQVIRLRFGLDDGQPRTLDQIGKLFGLSRERVRQIEREVMAKLRNGERADRLRSYAS is encoded by the coding sequence ATGGCAAATGCCACCACAAGCCGCGTTGACACCGATCTGGATGCCCAAAGCCCGGCAGCCGACCTTGTGCGCGTGTATCTGAACGGCATCGGCAAGACCGCGTTGCTCAATGCCGCAGACGAGGTGGAACTCGCCAAGCGCATCGAGGCCGGGTTGTACGCACAGCATCTGCTGGACACCAAGAAGCGTCTGGGCGAGGCGCGCAAGCGTGATCTCGCGATGGTGGTCCGCGACGGTGAGGCGGCACGGCGACATCTGCTTGAGGCCAACCTTCGTCTCGTGGTCTCGCTGGCCAAGCGCTACACGGGTCGCGGTATGCCGTTGCTCGACCTGATCCAGGAGGGGAACCTGGGTCTGATCCGCGCGATGGAGAAGTTCGACTACACCAAGGGTTTCAAGTTCTCGACGTACGCCACCTGGTGGATCCGGCAGGCGATCACCCGCGGCATGGCCGATCAGAGCCGCACCATCCGGCTGCCCGTCCACCTCGTCGAGCAGGTCAACAAGCTGGCCCGCATCAAGCGCGAGATGCACCAGAATCTCGGGCGTGAGGCCACCGACGAGGAACTCGCCGAAGAGTCGGGGATCCCGGTCGAGAAGATCAACGACCTGCTTGAGCACAGCCGCGACCCGGTGAGCCTCGACATGCCGGTCGGGACCGACGAAGAGGCGCCGCTGGGCGACTTCATCGAGGATTCCGAGGCGATGTCCGCCGAGAACGCCGTGATCTCGGAGTTGCTGCACACCGACATCCGTTACGTGCTCGCCACTCTCGACGAGCGTGAACAGCAGGTCATCCGTCTGCGGTTCGGGCTCGACGACGGCCAGCCCCGCACGCTCGACCAGATCGGCAAGCTGTTCGGGCTCTCGCGTGAGCGGGTCCGTCAGATCGAGCGCGAGGTGATGGCGAAGCTGCGCAACGGCGAGCGTGCGGACCGGCTGCGCTCCTACGCGAGCTGA
- a CDS encoding metal-dependent transcriptional regulator codes for MNDLVDTTEMYLRTIYDLEEEGVVPLRARIAERLDQSGPTVSQTVSRMERDGLLHVAGDRHLELTDKGRALAVAVMRKHRLAERLLVDVIGLPWEDVHAEACRWEHVMSEEVERRLVQVLDNPTTSPFGNPIPGLSELGVAPGVDTEDVSLVRLTELPVGMPVAVVVRQLTEHVQGDTDLIGRLKEAGVVPNARVTVEANNNGGVNIVIPGHEQVELPHHMAHAVKVEKV; via the coding sequence ATGAACGATCTTGTCGATACCACCGAGATGTACCTGCGGACGATTTACGACCTCGAGGAAGAGGGCGTCGTGCCGCTGCGGGCGCGCATCGCCGAGCGGCTGGACCAGAGTGGTCCCACCGTGAGCCAGACGGTGTCGCGCATGGAGCGCGACGGCCTGCTGCATGTCGCGGGCGACCGGCACCTCGAACTGACCGACAAGGGCCGCGCGCTCGCCGTCGCCGTGATGCGCAAGCACCGGCTCGCCGAGCGCCTGTTGGTCGACGTGATCGGTCTGCCCTGGGAGGACGTCCACGCCGAGGCGTGCCGCTGGGAGCACGTCATGAGCGAGGAGGTCGAGCGCCGGCTGGTGCAGGTGCTCGACAACCCGACCACCTCCCCGTTCGGCAATCCCATCCCCGGCCTCTCGGAGCTGGGTGTCGCGCCGGGCGTCGACACCGAGGATGTGAGCTTGGTCCGCCTCACCGAACTGCCGGTCGGGATGCCGGTGGCCGTGGTGGTCCGGCAGCTCACCGAGCATGTCCAGGGCGACACCGATCTGATCGGGCGGCTCAAGGAAGCCGGCGTGGTCCCCAACGCACGGGTGACCGTCGAGGCCAACAACAACGGCGGCGTGAATATCGTGATCCCAGGCCACGAGCAGGTCGAACTGCCGCACCACATGGCCCACGCGGTCAAGGTCGAGAAGGTCTGA
- a CDS encoding DUF4192 domain-containing protein translates to MTPSPHTPDFRINRPGSLIAALPAVLGFVPEQSLVLATIESGELGCVLRTDLSLALRDGTAHLADVAAAAEPHAVIAVIVDAEGADCAQCHGQHAVLAEDVAAELGARGIELLAVHVVDRVAAGGRWHCADGCGRNGVVEDPYASPLAVAAVLDGRRLYKRRADLQAVVAPDPARGEEIASAIAATAPRPGGRRLSAVRADIKAAITAAARLADGRALTVRQQARLAMALTDARVRDTLYALAIGESAGQAESLWAELSRSLPAPWRADALVQLAFSAYVRGDGPLAGIALDAALRCDPTHRMAGMLDTALQSGMPPDQVRELALTGYRQAERLGVPLPPRRTFGDGFRAAGA, encoded by the coding sequence ATGACACCTTCACCGCACACACCGGACTTTCGCATCAACCGGCCGGGATCGCTGATCGCCGCATTGCCTGCCGTGCTGGGGTTCGTGCCCGAACAGTCACTGGTGCTGGCCACCATCGAGAGCGGCGAGCTGGGATGCGTCCTGCGCACCGATCTCTCACTCGCCCTGCGGGACGGGACCGCACACCTCGCCGATGTGGCAGCGGCAGCCGAACCGCATGCCGTCATCGCCGTCATCGTCGACGCCGAAGGCGCGGACTGCGCGCAGTGCCACGGGCAGCATGCCGTCCTCGCCGAGGACGTGGCGGCGGAACTGGGCGCACGCGGCATCGAACTGCTGGCGGTTCACGTCGTCGACCGCGTCGCCGCGGGCGGTCGGTGGCATTGCGCCGACGGGTGCGGCAGGAACGGCGTCGTCGAGGATCCCTACGCCTCGCCGCTGGCGGTCGCGGCAGTCCTCGACGGCCGTCGTCTCTACAAGCGACGCGCCGATCTGCAGGCGGTCGTCGCGCCCGACCCGGCTCGTGGGGAGGAGATCGCAAGCGCCATCGCCGCCACTGCGCCGCGTCCGGGCGGGCGCAGACTGTCCGCCGTCCGAGCCGACATCAAGGCCGCGATCACCGCGGCCGCGCGTCTGGCCGATGGCCGTGCTCTGACGGTGCGTCAGCAGGCGCGGCTGGCCATGGCGTTGACCGACGCGCGGGTGCGCGACACGCTCTACGCGCTGGCCATCGGGGAGAGCGCGGGGCAGGCCGAGTCGTTGTGGGCCGAACTGTCCCGATCTCTGCCGGCGCCGTGGCGCGCGGATGCGCTTGTGCAGCTTGCGTTTTCGGCTTATGTGCGGGGCGACGGACCGCTGGCGGGCATCGCGTTGGATGCCGCGTTGCGCTGCGATCCGACTCACCGAATGGCGGGCATGCTCGACACCGCTCTGCAATCCGGGATGCCGCCCGATCAGGTCCGCGAACTCGCTCTCACGGGGTACCGGCAGGCCGAGCGTCTCGGCGTGCCGCTGCCGCCTCGCAGAACGTTCGGCGACGGTTTCCGGGCCGCAGGTGCCTGA
- the sthA gene encoding Si-specific NAD(P)(+) transhydrogenase has protein sequence MLEYDLVVIGSGPGGQKAAIAAAKLGKTVAVVERGQMLGGVCVNTGTIPSKTLREAVVYLTGMNQRELYGASYRVKEKITPADLLARTQHVISREQDVVRSQLMRNRVDLISGHGRFVDPHTVLVDEPSRGERTMVSGEYIVIATGTKPARPAGVEFDERRVLDSDGILDLVSLPVSMVVVGAGVIGIEYASMFAALGTKVTVVEKRDTMLEFCDPEIVEALRFHLRDLAVTFRFGEEVTAVDVGSAGTVTTLASGKQIPADTVMYSAGRQGQTEHLDLANAGLEVDARGRIAVDSNFQTKVDHIYAVGDVIGFPALAATSMDQGRLAAYHAFGEPAKGMTDLQPIGIYSIPEVSYVGATEVDLTKNSIPYEVGVSRYRELARGQIAGDSYGMLKLLVSTEDLSILGVHIFGTSATEMVHIGQAVMGCGGTIEYLVDAVFNYPTFSEAYKVAALDVMNKLRALSRFRS, from the coding sequence ATGCTGGAGTACGACCTCGTCGTCATCGGTTCCGGACCGGGCGGGCAGAAGGCCGCGATCGCGGCCGCCAAGCTCGGGAAGACCGTCGCGGTCGTGGAGCGCGGCCAGATGCTGGGCGGGGTGTGCGTCAACACCGGCACGATCCCTTCGAAGACCTTGCGCGAGGCCGTCGTGTACCTCACCGGCATGAACCAGCGCGAGTTGTACGGCGCCAGCTATCGCGTCAAGGAGAAGATCACCCCGGCGGACCTGCTGGCCCGCACCCAGCACGTGATCAGCCGCGAGCAGGACGTCGTCCGCAGCCAGTTGATGCGCAACCGGGTGGATCTCATCAGCGGGCACGGGCGCTTCGTCGATCCGCACACCGTGCTCGTCGACGAACCGTCGCGCGGCGAACGCACCATGGTCAGCGGCGAGTACATCGTCATCGCGACCGGCACCAAACCGGCACGCCCGGCCGGTGTGGAGTTCGACGAGCGCCGGGTTCTCGACTCCGACGGCATCCTGGATCTCGTGTCGCTGCCCGTGTCGATGGTGGTCGTCGGCGCGGGGGTGATCGGCATCGAGTACGCCTCGATGTTCGCCGCGCTCGGCACCAAGGTCACCGTCGTCGAGAAGCGCGACACCATGCTGGAGTTCTGCGATCCGGAGATCGTCGAGGCACTCCGGTTCCACTTGCGTGATCTCGCCGTCACCTTCCGTTTCGGTGAGGAGGTCACCGCGGTCGACGTGGGCTCCGCCGGTACCGTAACCACCCTGGCCAGCGGTAAGCAGATCCCCGCCGACACCGTGATGTACTCCGCCGGCCGACAGGGGCAGACCGAACACCTCGATCTCGCCAACGCGGGACTGGAGGTCGACGCCCGCGGGCGCATCGCCGTCGACAGCAACTTCCAGACCAAGGTCGACCACATCTACGCCGTCGGCGATGTCATCGGTTTTCCCGCGCTGGCCGCCACGTCGATGGACCAGGGCCGGTTGGCCGCGTATCACGCCTTCGGCGAGCCCGCCAAGGGCATGACCGATCTGCAACCCATCGGCATCTACTCGATCCCCGAAGTGTCCTACGTCGGCGCCACCGAGGTGGATCTGACCAAGAACTCGATCCCGTACGAGGTCGGGGTGTCGCGCTACCGCGAACTCGCCCGCGGCCAGATCGCCGGTGACTCCTACGGCATGCTCAAACTCCTGGTCTCCACCGAGGATCTGAGCATTCTCGGTGTGCACATCTTCGGCACGAGCGCGACCGAGATGGTGCACATCGGTCAGGCCGTGATGGGCTGCGGCGGGACCATCGAGTACCTGGTCGACGCCGTGTTCAACTATCCGACGTTCTCCGAGGCGTACAAGGTCGCGGCCCTGGATGTGATGAACAAACTGCGCGCGCTCAGCCGCTTCCGGTCCTGA
- a CDS encoding trypsin-like serine peptidase: MTTRRRAVPHPVRVTCVTVAVAALAVLTVAACAGRSSDRAVDSSGVPTAARIPPDSAHAESFPDAVRPASPDPWIGAVFLGGGPVHTCSGTVLASRTKDLVLTAAHCLVDGVDTTFVPGFEPDADDTDPWHVTAVYLDPRWLSDQDEQADYAIVRVGRHGDTTIGQQVGGGLALAAAPAAGTEVSVTGYPVGEGGALTCRGLTATAAEGFLSLRCAGVADGFSGAPWVVGSTVAGLVGGLDGGGCDDDISYSPRFDEGVVRLLARAEAGDPGDAAPAADAPAC; this comes from the coding sequence ATGACGACGCGTCGACGTGCGGTACCGCATCCGGTCCGGGTGACCTGTGTGACCGTCGCCGTCGCGGCGCTGGCCGTGCTCACCGTCGCGGCATGCGCAGGCCGGTCGTCCGACCGCGCTGTCGACTCCAGCGGAGTACCCACGGCGGCGCGGATTCCACCGGACTCGGCGCATGCGGAATCGTTTCCCGACGCCGTGCGTCCCGCGTCTCCTGATCCGTGGATCGGCGCGGTGTTCCTGGGGGGCGGGCCGGTCCACACGTGCAGCGGAACGGTTCTCGCGAGCCGCACGAAAGACTTGGTTCTCACGGCCGCGCACTGTCTGGTCGACGGTGTCGACACGACCTTCGTTCCCGGGTTCGAACCCGATGCCGATGACACCGATCCCTGGCACGTCACCGCGGTGTATCTCGATCCGCGCTGGTTGTCCGACCAGGATGAGCAGGCTGACTACGCGATCGTGCGGGTCGGCCGCCACGGCGATACGACCATCGGGCAGCAGGTGGGTGGCGGGCTGGCACTGGCGGCAGCCCCCGCGGCGGGGACCGAGGTGTCCGTGACGGGTTACCCCGTGGGCGAGGGCGGTGCACTGACCTGCCGCGGTCTCACCGCGACGGCAGCAGAAGGGTTCCTGTCGCTCAGATGTGCCGGTGTGGCCGACGGTTTCAGCGGGGCGCCCTGGGTTGTGGGTTCGACGGTGGCCGGCCTCGTCGGCGGTCTCGACGGCGGCGGGTGCGACGACGACATCTCGTACTCGCCGCGGTTCGACGAGGGTGTGGTGCGCCTATTGGCCCGCGCCGAAGCGGGCGACCCCGGTGACGCCGCACCCGCCGCCGACGCCCCTGCCTGCTGA
- a CDS encoding proteasome assembly chaperone family protein, whose translation MADNENPEQRYQPDQSGMYELEFPAPQLSSSDGRGPVLIHALEGFSDAGHAIRLAAEHLKNALDTELVASFAIDELLDYRSRRPLMTFKTDHFTGYEEPELNLYALHDTVGTPFLLLAGLEPDLRWERFITAVRLLAEQLGVRQVIGLGTIPMAVPHTRPVTLTAHSNNKELIADHTPWVGEVQVPASVSNLLEFRMAQHGHEVVGFTVHVPHYLAQTAYPPAAEALLAEVARTGSLELPLAALSEAGAEVYAKINEQVEASPEVAQVVSALERQYDAFVAAQETRSLLARDEDLPSGDELGAEFERFLAQQAGEKFKDDKYKDGHGEGFGDGFGER comes from the coding sequence ATGGCAGACAACGAAAACCCAGAACAGCGCTATCAACCCGACCAGAGCGGGATGTACGAGCTCGAGTTTCCCGCACCACAGTTGTCCTCGTCGGACGGCCGTGGGCCGGTCCTCATCCATGCGTTGGAGGGTTTCTCCGACGCGGGCCACGCGATACGGCTCGCCGCCGAGCACCTCAAGAATGCGCTCGACACCGAGCTGGTGGCGTCGTTCGCGATCGACGAACTGCTCGACTACCGGTCACGTCGGCCACTCATGACGTTCAAGACCGACCACTTCACCGGATACGAGGAGCCCGAACTCAACCTGTACGCGCTGCACGACACCGTCGGTACCCCGTTCCTGCTACTGGCGGGCCTGGAGCCGGACCTGCGCTGGGAACGGTTCATCACCGCGGTGCGCCTGCTCGCCGAGCAGCTGGGCGTGCGCCAGGTGATCGGTCTGGGCACCATTCCGATGGCCGTCCCGCACACCCGGCCGGTCACTCTCACGGCCCACTCGAACAACAAGGAGCTCATCGCCGACCACACTCCGTGGGTGGGCGAGGTGCAGGTACCTGCGAGCGTGTCGAACCTGCTGGAGTTCCGGATGGCCCAGCACGGCCACGAGGTGGTCGGGTTCACCGTCCATGTGCCGCACTACCTCGCGCAGACGGCGTACCCGCCTGCGGCAGAGGCACTGCTGGCGGAGGTGGCGCGCACCGGTTCGCTGGAACTGCCACTGGCCGCACTGTCCGAGGCCGGCGCCGAGGTGTACGCCAAGATCAACGAGCAGGTCGAGGCCAGCCCCGAGGTCGCTCAGGTGGTGAGCGCCCTTGAGCGCCAGTACGATGCATTCGTTGCCGCACAGGAGACCCGGTCCCTGCTTGCGCGTGACGAGGACCTGCCCAGCGGCGACGAGCTGGGTGCCGAGTTCGAGCGGTTCCTCGCCCAGCAAGCCGGTGAGAAGTTCAAGGACGACAAGTACAAGGATGGCCACGGCGAGGGGTTCGGGGACGGATTCGGGGAACGGTGA